A window from Roseburia sp. 499 encodes these proteins:
- a CDS encoding carbon starvation CstA family protein, with protein MNGLVIVLIGIVALGAGYVLYGRWLAKKWGLDPKAETPAVKYEDGEDFVPSSKFTVFSHQFSSIAGAGPVTGPILASVFGWVPVLLWLLIGGLFFGAVQDFGALYASVKNEGKSMGMIIEKYIGKMGRKLFMLFCWLFTLLVIAAFTDMVAGTFNAYPVDNTPVFANGAAASVSMLFILVAVIMGVILKKVTNMNEIVKGVIAVALIVVMFAIGMNLPMYAGKDVWVYIIMAYLFLASVLPMWLLMQPRDYMTTYMLLGMIGGAVIGVLVAHPAMNLNAFNGFTLVDAATGAKSYLFPTLFVTIACGAVSGFHSLVSSGTSSKTIRNEKDMPMVGYGAMVVESLLGIVALVVVGAVAVNGTKPEGTPFAIFSAGVAGFLEKLGVPVEVATVFMTMCVSALALTSLDSVARIGRMSFQELFYEDTTDPAKMGIVRKVLTNKYFATIITLFFGWLLCKGGYNNVWPLFGSANQLLAALVLIALAVFLKTTGRTGWTLYIPMFAMLAVTFTALVQKTIALVGSVSNGTATFLVEGLQLIIAVLLMVLGVLVAASCFQKLFKKKEQQAA; from the coding sequence ATGAATGGTTTAGTAATTGTATTAATCGGAATCGTTGCATTAGGCGCAGGTTATGTGCTTTATGGGCGTTGGCTCGCAAAAAAATGGGGTCTTGATCCAAAGGCAGAGACTCCGGCAGTGAAATATGAAGATGGAGAAGATTTTGTACCATCCTCTAAGTTTACGGTATTTTCTCATCAGTTTTCTTCAATTGCAGGTGCAGGCCCTGTAACCGGACCAATCCTTGCATCTGTATTTGGATGGGTGCCGGTTCTTTTATGGCTCCTGATTGGAGGTTTATTTTTCGGAGCAGTACAGGACTTTGGAGCATTGTATGCATCTGTAAAGAATGAAGGAAAGTCCATGGGAATGATTATCGAGAAATATATCGGAAAAATGGGAAGAAAGTTATTTATGTTGTTTTGCTGGTTGTTTACTTTGTTAGTAATTGCAGCATTTACCGATATGGTGGCAGGAACTTTCAATGCTTATCCGGTAGATAATACACCTGTATTTGCCAATGGTGCAGCAGCTTCTGTATCTATGTTGTTCATTTTGGTAGCAGTAATCATGGGAGTAATCCTGAAAAAAGTTACAAATATGAATGAAATTGTAAAAGGTGTTATTGCAGTTGCACTTATTGTAGTTATGTTTGCAATTGGTATGAATCTTCCAATGTATGCAGGTAAAGATGTATGGGTTTACATAATTATGGCATATTTGTTCCTTGCATCTGTACTTCCAATGTGGTTACTGATGCAGCCAAGAGACTATATGACAACTTATATGCTTCTTGGTATGATTGGAGGAGCAGTTATTGGTGTATTAGTCGCACATCCTGCTATGAACTTGAATGCATTTAATGGATTTACACTTGTTGACGCTGCAACAGGAGCAAAATCTTATTTATTCCCAACATTGTTTGTAACCATTGCCTGTGGTGCGGTTTCCGGTTTCCATAGTTTGGTATCTTCCGGAACATCATCCAAGACAATCCGAAACGAAAAGGATATGCCGATGGTTGGATATGGAGCAATGGTAGTTGAATCTCTGCTTGGTATTGTTGCATTGGTAGTAGTTGGAGCAGTTGCTGTAAATGGAACAAAGCCAGAGGGAACACCATTCGCTATTTTCTCAGCTGGTGTTGCAGGATTCTTAGAAAAACTTGGTGTACCTGTAGAAGTGGCAACTGTATTTATGACCATGTGCGTATCTGCACTGGCATTGACCTCATTGGATTCTGTTGCAAGAATCGGAAGAATGTCCTTCCAGGAATTATTCTATGAAGATACTACCGATCCAGCAAAAATGGGAATTGTTCGTAAAGTACTGACAAATAAGTATTTTGCAACTATAATTACATTATTCTTTGGATGGTTGTTATGTAAGGGTGGATACAACAATGTATGGCCATTATTTGGTTCTGCAAACCAGTTACTTGCAGCATTAGTATTGATTGCACTTGCTGTATTCTTGAAGACAACCGGACGTACCGGATGGACCTTGTATATTCCAATGTTTGCAATGTTGGCAGTTACATTCACTGCATTAGTTCAGAAAACAATCGCGTTAGTAGGAAGCGTATCAAATGGAACAGCAACTTTCTTAGTAGAGGGGTTGCAGTTAATCATAGCGGTCCTGTTGATGGTGCTTGGTGTATTGGTAGCGGCAAGCTGTTTCCAGAAATTATTTAAGAAAAAAGAACAACAGGCAGCATAA
- a CDS encoding methyl-accepting chemotaxis protein, with product MEEQTKTVRKVRKFDSKDAQNRKVNNFLTIGMTVFYLIVAANVLVAFESGVRSAGYTGMIAVLVTVFSAINWTVYLKRPSSSMLKNVALTGLCIVDLFITFAFDSQYLKYMVLIPFIGVILYYQEKTIITFSIAMCVINIISTINHMQHEQMTGMEKIESIMSLLTIVILLGITSYTTYVGHRFNHDTLYNLRDERAAQNEMMKNVLDTASRVRTEALKASEVVDNLDNSTDVVNTAVSEISQSTLSTAENIQEQTIMTQAIQNAIDKTIECSDHMVEVAAASSKAVAENLEVMNNIKQQSKNIADTNKNVAETMGRLQEKTEEVRNIADVIFNISSQTNLLALNASIESARAGEAGRGFAVVADQIRNLAEETRKETESIAKILEELNVNASEAKQAVDNSATATDYQDQLIESASAGFENINDNANKLMEDIREVEGMLADLSTSNGNIVNSVTQLSAATEEVTASSQQAQEISEQNKEEADRAKSALDNVIQISHELDQYMEK from the coding sequence ATGGAAGAACAAACAAAAACAGTTCGAAAAGTAAGAAAATTTGACAGCAAGGATGCACAGAATAGAAAAGTAAATAATTTCTTGACCATTGGAATGACAGTATTTTATTTGATTGTGGCAGCAAATGTTTTGGTAGCATTTGAATCAGGAGTGCGTTCAGCAGGATATACAGGAATGATAGCTGTTCTCGTAACGGTTTTCAGTGCTATAAATTGGACGGTATATCTAAAAAGACCTTCTAGTAGTATGCTTAAGAACGTAGCATTGACGGGACTTTGTATTGTAGACCTATTTATTACATTCGCATTTGATAGTCAGTATCTCAAATATATGGTATTAATTCCATTTATTGGAGTAATCTTGTATTATCAGGAGAAGACAATTATTACGTTTTCTATTGCAATGTGTGTGATTAATATCATTAGCACAATAAATCATATGCAACATGAACAGATGACTGGTATGGAAAAAATAGAGAGTATTATGTCTCTGTTGACGATTGTGATTCTTTTGGGAATTACGTCTTATACAACGTATGTGGGACACAGATTTAATCATGATACCTTATATAATCTACGAGACGAAAGAGCCGCACAGAATGAAATGATGAAAAATGTTTTGGATACTGCCAGCAGGGTAAGGACTGAAGCTTTAAAGGCAAGTGAAGTAGTAGATAATCTTGATAATTCTACAGATGTAGTAAATACGGCTGTTTCAGAGATTTCTCAGAGTACATTAAGTACAGCAGAAAATATTCAGGAACAGACGATTATGACTCAGGCGATTCAAAATGCCATTGATAAGACAATTGAGTGTTCGGATCATATGGTTGAGGTAGCAGCAGCCTCCAGCAAGGCAGTTGCAGAGAATCTTGAGGTAATGAATAACATAAAACAGCAGTCTAAGAATATTGCAGATACCAATAAGAATGTGGCAGAAACAATGGGAAGACTGCAGGAAAAGACAGAAGAGGTAAGAAATATTGCAGATGTTATTTTTAACATTTCAAGTCAGACAAATCTGTTGGCGCTAAATGCTTCTATTGAAAGTGCGAGAGCAGGAGAAGCTGGAAGAGGATTTGCAGTAGTTGCAGATCAGATTCGAAATCTTGCAGAGGAAACAAGAAAAGAAACAGAAAGTATTGCAAAGATTTTAGAAGAATTAAATGTAAATGCATCTGAGGCAAAGCAGGCAGTAGATAATTCTGCTACAGCTACTGATTATCAGGATCAGTTGATAGAGAGTGCATCAGCTGGATTTGAAAATATTAATGATAATGCAAATAAGCTGATGGAAGATATCAGGGAAGTAGAAGGAATGTTAGCAGACCTGTCCACTTCTAATGGTAATATTGTAAATAGTGTTACTCAGCTTTCTGCTGCAACAGAGGAAGTAACAGCAAGTTCACAACAAGCACAGGAAATTAGTGAACAAAATAAAGAAGAAGCGGATAGAGCTAAGAGTGCATTGGATAATGTAATTCAGATTTCCCATGAATTAGACCAGTATATGGAAAAATAG
- a CDS encoding transposase family protein, producing the protein MSREQERIRKKLENNPIAECNKIQNRFCPELFSMFGRVKDPRNQSYIDYSSRVMLGTMYYKSIAGISSMQEMTRTFNDEKICRNLYRFMGEEVKDYMPHGVTENEFLERLDPRELENVQQNIVYSMIRRKTFDNAKVLKKWQIIVDATELDEGYQKKNEHYLSRCYNRGSDKEYIKYHRSILEAKIYFGENLVCSIASETIENSEKYINQSDEAVKQDCESKAFVRLAAKIKQKFPRLPIIITADGLYVTKTVLQICKDYHWDYIIRYKEGCASSIAKEYRALPEKETIGTDIEYQNKIMFNDFDVNLIYYRERWIVKGEEKEREFAWITSIEITKSNAKKIVRAGRNRWKIENQGFNRQKHWQGDIEHACSWNERAQKNHYLMEQIADFVKQLYEYFYLEKNGIKKLQKNISPELLASFGRQLTETEDIPVQLNNSVQN; encoded by the coding sequence ATGAGCCGAGAGCAGGAAAGAATCAGAAAGAAACTTGAAAACAATCCCATTGCTGAATGTAATAAGATTCAGAACAGATTTTGTCCGGAACTATTTTCGATGTTCGGCAGAGTAAAAGATCCCCGTAATCAGAGTTACATTGATTATTCTTCAAGAGTCATGCTTGGAACTATGTACTATAAAAGTATTGCAGGGATTTCGAGCATGCAGGAAATGACAAGAACCTTTAATGATGAGAAAATCTGCAGAAATTTATACAGATTCATGGGAGAAGAAGTAAAAGATTATATGCCCCATGGTGTGACAGAAAATGAATTTCTGGAAAGATTAGATCCAAGGGAGTTAGAGAATGTTCAGCAGAATATCGTATATTCCATGATTCGTCGAAAGACCTTTGATAATGCCAAGGTGTTAAAGAAATGGCAGATTATTGTAGATGCAACCGAATTGGACGAAGGATACCAAAAGAAGAATGAGCATTATCTGAGCCGGTGTTACAACAGAGGCTCAGATAAAGAGTACATTAAGTATCACAGAAGCATACTTGAGGCAAAAATATACTTTGGAGAAAATCTTGTATGCAGTATTGCATCAGAAACAATAGAAAATTCGGAGAAATATATAAATCAAAGTGATGAAGCAGTAAAACAGGATTGCGAAAGTAAAGCTTTTGTAAGACTTGCTGCCAAAATCAAACAGAAATTCCCGAGGCTGCCAATTATCATTACGGCAGATGGACTGTATGTTACAAAAACAGTTTTACAGATATGTAAAGATTATCATTGGGATTACATTATCCGATATAAAGAAGGCTGCGCTTCATCAATAGCTAAAGAATACCGTGCACTTCCGGAAAAAGAAACAATTGGAACTGATATAGAGTATCAGAATAAAATCATGTTCAATGACTTTGACGTGAATCTAATCTATTATCGGGAAAGGTGGATTGTAAAAGGTGAAGAGAAAGAAAGAGAGTTTGCCTGGATTACAAGCATCGAGATTACGAAAAGTAATGCAAAAAAAATCGTACGTGCCGGACGTAACAGATGGAAAATAGAAAATCAGGGATTTAACCGCCAGAAGCATTGGCAGGGAGATATAGAGCACGCATGTAGTTGGAATGAGCGGGCACAGAAGAATCACTATCTGATGGAACAGATAGCGGATTTTGTGAAGCAGCTATATGAGTATTTCTATCTTGAAAAAAATGGAATAAAAAAGCTGCAAAAAAATATATCTCCTGAATTGTTAGCCAGCTTTGGACGGCAACTAACAGAAACAGAAGATATACCAGTTCAACTGAATAACTCAGTTCAAAACTGA
- a CDS encoding S41 family peptidase — MDTQNFQPEPDKSQFRKGILIGIAGTLLIVMLVAIMLGAFEKKDVLPEEINQSSVEDSKEESTQDVISNEDVQEKAGELADILDQYYYEDIDEDALVEGMYAGMVEGVGDPYTCYYTEDEYQSLTETTSGTYYGIGAVLTQNMNTNVVTILHVYPGTPAEEAGVRDGDVIVKVDDVEGDSMELSELVKHIKGEEGTTVHLQLLREKDYLEFDVERRQIDIPTVEYQMLDGNIGLIQISEFSDNTPDQFDEAIKELQSQGMESMIVDLRDNPGGVLQSVCAMLDEILPEGTVVYTEDKYGNRTDYDSDDSCLEIPMAVLINENSASASEIFAGAIKDYDYGTLIGTTSFGKGIVQSIIPLGDGSAIKVTMAKYFTPKGNYIHEKGIEPDIELEYEYLGDTSVTYDPMQDNQILKAIEVLKN, encoded by the coding sequence ATGGACACACAGAATTTTCAACCGGAACCGGATAAGTCACAATTTAGAAAAGGAATTTTGATAGGAATAGCTGGAACACTTTTGATTGTGATGCTCGTAGCAATAATGTTGGGAGCGTTCGAAAAGAAGGATGTACTTCCGGAAGAAATTAATCAGAGTAGCGTAGAGGATAGTAAAGAAGAGAGTACGCAGGATGTAATTTCCAATGAGGACGTACAAGAGAAGGCTGGAGAACTGGCAGATATACTAGATCAATATTATTACGAAGATATTGATGAAGATGCACTGGTGGAAGGAATGTATGCTGGTATGGTAGAGGGGGTAGGCGATCCCTATACCTGTTATTATACCGAGGATGAATATCAGTCACTGACAGAAACTACCAGTGGTACTTATTATGGAATTGGTGCTGTGTTAACACAGAATATGAATACAAATGTGGTGACAATTCTTCATGTATATCCGGGAACTCCGGCAGAAGAAGCAGGAGTAAGAGATGGCGATGTCATTGTGAAGGTAGATGATGTGGAAGGAGACAGTATGGAATTGTCTGAATTGGTAAAACACATCAAGGGAGAAGAAGGAACTACTGTGCATCTGCAGTTGTTGAGAGAAAAGGATTATCTGGAATTTGATGTAGAACGTCGGCAAATAGATATTCCAACAGTAGAATATCAGATGCTGGATGGAAACATAGGATTGATTCAGATTTCGGAATTTTCTGATAACACGCCAGATCAATTTGATGAAGCCATTAAGGAATTACAGAGTCAGGGAATGGAATCTATGATTGTAGATTTACGTGATAATCCGGGTGGAGTATTACAGTCAGTGTGTGCTATGCTAGATGAAATCCTACCGGAAGGAACCGTAGTATATACAGAAGATAAATATGGAAATCGTACTGATTATGATTCTGATGACTCTTGTCTGGAGATACCGATGGCTGTTTTGATTAATGAAAATAGTGCTAGTGCATCAGAGATTTTTGCAGGAGCAATTAAGGATTATGATTATGGAACCTTGATTGGAACCACTTCTTTTGGAAAAGGAATTGTCCAGAGTATTATTCCATTGGGGGATGGAAGTGCTATAAAGGTCACTATGGCAAAATACTTTACACCAAAAGGAAACTATATCCATGAAAAAGGAATTGAACCGGACATTGAACTGGAATATGAATATTTGGGTGATACTTCAGTAACATATGACCCAATGCAGGATAATCAGATTTTAAAGGCAATCGAAGTATTGAAGAATTAA
- the ftsE gene encoding cell division ATP-binding protein FtsE → MITLENVSKAYSAGIPALNDVSLHIDQGEFVFVVGDSGSGKSTLIKLLLKELEPTDGKIVINNQELGRIRHRDVPKFRRNVGVVFQDFRLLKDRNVYENVAFAQRVIGTPTKVMKRKVPAVLSMVGLAAKYKSFPKQISGGEQQRVAIARALVNEPKILLADEPTGNLDNRNAWEIMKLLEEINQRGTTVLVVTHNLEIVKAMKKRVITMKKGVVVSDERMGDEDEI, encoded by the coding sequence ATGATAACACTGGAAAATGTCAGTAAAGCATATTCAGCAGGAATTCCTGCATTGAATGATGTTAGTCTGCATATAGACCAGGGTGAGTTTGTCTTCGTGGTAGGAGATAGCGGCTCTGGAAAATCAACCTTAATTAAATTGTTATTAAAGGAACTAGAGCCTACAGATGGCAAGATTGTGATAAATAATCAAGAACTGGGAAGAATTCGTCATAGAGATGTTCCAAAGTTTCGTAGAAATGTTGGAGTTGTATTTCAGGATTTCCGTTTGCTGAAGGATAGAAATGTCTATGAAAATGTAGCATTTGCCCAGAGAGTAATCGGTACACCAACTAAAGTGATGAAGCGTAAAGTGCCGGCAGTATTGTCTATGGTAGGACTGGCGGCAAAGTACAAATCATTTCCAAAACAGATTTCAGGTGGAGAACAGCAGCGTGTTGCAATTGCCAGAGCTTTGGTAAATGAACCAAAGATTTTATTGGCAGATGAGCCTACCGGTAATCTGGATAACCGAAATGCATGGGAGATTATGAAACTTTTGGAAGAGATTAATCAGCGGGGAACTACGGTCCTGGTGGTTACGCATAATCTGGAGATTGTGAAAGCCATGAAAAAGCGGGTTATTACAATGAAGAAAGGCGTCGTCGTCAGCGATGAACGAATGGGTGACGAGGATGAGATTTAG
- a CDS encoding PucR family transcriptional regulator, whose product MISSQILQNTIEGLKGITRMDLCIIDTEGKVLATTFPDGENYVTAAMAFVESPADSQVVQGCQFFKVFDEHQLEYVLLANGDSEDVYMVGKIASFQIQNLLVAYKERFDKDNFVKNLLLDNLLLVDIYNRAKKLHIDTEARRVVFIVETNREKDGNELEKVRSLFGGKSKDFITAVDEKNIIVVKEVLENEGYPELNKTAEVILNLFRTNEESDVHIAYGTIVNEIKEVSRSYKEAKMALDVGKIFFEERHVIAYSTLGIGRLIYQLPIPLCKMFIKEIFDGKSPDEFDEETLTTINKFFENSLNVSETSRQLYIHRNTLVYRLDKLQKSTGLDLRVFEDAITFKIALMVVKYMKYMESLDY is encoded by the coding sequence ATGATTTCAAGTCAGATACTTCAGAATACCATTGAAGGATTAAAAGGAATCACTCGAATGGATTTATGTATTATCGATACGGAAGGAAAGGTACTAGCAACCACATTCCCGGATGGGGAGAATTATGTGACTGCTGCGATGGCATTTGTAGAATCGCCGGCAGACAGCCAGGTGGTTCAGGGATGCCAGTTTTTTAAGGTATTTGATGAGCATCAGTTGGAGTATGTATTGCTTGCTAATGGTGATAGCGAAGACGTGTACATGGTAGGAAAAATTGCAAGTTTCCAGATTCAGAATCTTTTGGTAGCATATAAAGAGCGTTTTGATAAAGATAACTTTGTAAAGAATCTGTTACTGGACAACCTGCTACTGGTAGATATTTACAATCGTGCCAAAAAGCTTCATATTGACACTGAGGCAAGAAGAGTGGTATTTATAGTAGAGACAAACCGTGAAAAGGATGGTAATGAACTGGAAAAGGTCAGAAGTCTTTTTGGCGGAAAGTCCAAAGATTTTATTACTGCTGTTGATGAGAAAAATATTATTGTAGTAAAGGAAGTTTTGGAGAATGAGGGATATCCTGAATTGAACAAGACAGCCGAAGTGATTTTGAATCTCTTCCGAACCAATGAAGAGTCTGATGTTCATATTGCTTATGGTACCATTGTAAATGAGATTAAAGAAGTATCCCGTTCTTATAAAGAAGCAAAAATGGCATTGGATGTAGGAAAGATTTTCTTTGAAGAACGTCATGTAATTGCATATTCGACTTTGGGAATCGGACGTTTAATTTATCAGTTGCCAATTCCGTTATGTAAGATGTTTATCAAAGAGATTTTTGACGGAAAATCTCCGGATGAATTTGATGAAGAAACATTGACTACGATTAATAAATTCTTCGAAAATAGCCTGAATGTTTCAGAGACATCCAGACAGTTGTATATCCATCGTAATACATTGGTATATCGATTGGATAAGTTACAGAAAAGTACTGGATTAGATCTTCGTGTATTTGAAGATGCTATTACCTTTAAAATTGCATTGATGGTAGTAAAATATATGAAGTATATGGAGTCTTTGGATTATTAA
- the ftsX gene encoding permease-like cell division protein FtsX: MRFSTFVYTLKQGIKNIWRNKMFSLASIATMSACIFLFGLFFSIVVNFQSIVKEAESGVAVTVFFEQGLGQEQIDNIGTEIDKRVEVSKKNFVSAEEAWEEFQKDYFEGNEDMAAGFVNDNPLANSAHYEIYMNDISMQQSLVTYLESLDGVREVKSSDVAANTLSDFNRLIGYISAGIILILLCVAVFLISNTVTVGIAVRREEIAIMKLIGATDYFVRAPFIVEGILIGLIGSALPLGVLYLMYRNIIVYIGDKFHWLSKIMNFLPVDTVFSTLVPVGLLLGVGIGFLGSRFTIRKHLKV; this comes from the coding sequence ATGAGATTTAGTACATTTGTATATACTTTAAAGCAGGGTATTAAGAATATTTGGAGAAATAAAATGTTTTCTCTGGCATCGATAGCAACGATGTCAGCATGCATTTTCCTGTTTGGATTATTTTTTTCCATTGTGGTGAATTTTCAGAGTATTGTAAAGGAAGCCGAGTCAGGAGTGGCAGTCACAGTATTTTTTGAACAGGGACTGGGACAGGAACAGATTGACAATATTGGAACAGAAATAGATAAGCGTGTAGAAGTATCTAAGAAAAACTTTGTATCAGCAGAAGAAGCCTGGGAAGAATTCCAGAAGGATTATTTTGAAGGAAATGAGGATATGGCAGCTGGATTTGTAAATGATAATCCATTGGCAAATTCTGCACATTATGAGATTTATATGAATGACATTTCTATGCAGCAGTCATTGGTTACTTATCTGGAATCTTTGGATGGAGTAAGAGAGGTAAAGAGTTCAGATGTAGCAGCGAATACGTTATCTGATTTTAATCGTCTGATAGGATATATTTCAGCAGGGATTATTTTAATTCTTCTTTGCGTAGCAGTGTTTCTTATTAGTAATACGGTTACAGTAGGTATTGCAGTACGCCGAGAAGAAATTGCGATTATGAAGTTGATTGGTGCGACAGATTATTTTGTGCGTGCGCCATTTATTGTAGAAGGAATTCTAATTGGGCTCATTGGTTCAGCACTTCCGTTGGGAGTTCTGTATTTAATGTATCGGAACATTATTGTGTATATTGGGGACAAGTTCCATTGGCTCAGTAAAATAATGAACTTCCTTCCTGTAGATACGGTATTTTCTACCTTAGTACCGGTAGGATTGCTGTTGGGCGTAGGTATTGGATTTTTAGGAAGCCGTTTTACAATAAGAAAACATCTGAAGGTATAA
- a CDS encoding murein hydrolase activator EnvC family protein, producing MKRKEKRWTHATLLAIGMSGLVAFSGVGNVAATGLSEAQKEKENLEQELKEAQEMIDSLNDSKEDMEEAVKELDEKLRNISKQISDLENQLKEKQESIDATEEELAIAEEDRQQQYEDMKLRIQFMYENQNTSALEKLLTAGSISEFLNSAEYIAEISQYDRNMLLKYEETVENIAKMEETLKTEISELEAMKQKVEEEQKAVAALVQEKEVKLAETEGEIVDAQKLAEAYEAEIDAQNEIIAQIQAAEEERIRQEQEQQEQQQQQQNQNQQDTDTNNSENDDNSGGNSESNEDNDGEDNGQTEEPTVSAFTWPCPSSRRVTSDYGPRESPTAGASTYHKGIDIGAAYGADIVAAADGTVIFAGYSNSAGNYVTISHGGGLYTTYMHCSSLCVSKGQSVSRGQVIAKVGSTGISTGNHLHFGVSLNGSYVNPWNYL from the coding sequence ATGAAAAGAAAAGAGAAAAGATGGACACATGCCACCTTACTTGCAATCGGAATGTCAGGTTTAGTTGCATTTTCCGGAGTTGGAAATGTTGCAGCAACAGGACTGTCTGAGGCGCAAAAGGAAAAGGAAAATCTGGAACAGGAATTAAAAGAAGCGCAGGAGATGATTGACAGTTTGAATGATTCGAAAGAAGACATGGAAGAGGCTGTCAAAGAGCTGGATGAAAAACTTCGCAATATTTCCAAACAGATTTCAGATTTGGAAAATCAGTTGAAGGAAAAGCAGGAGTCGATTGATGCAACGGAAGAGGAACTTGCAATAGCAGAGGAAGACCGACAACAGCAGTATGAGGATATGAAGTTGCGCATACAGTTTATGTATGAGAATCAAAATACTTCTGCATTGGAGAAATTGTTAACAGCTGGAAGTATCTCAGAATTTTTGAATAGTGCTGAATATATTGCTGAGATTTCACAATATGATCGCAATATGCTGTTAAAATATGAAGAGACTGTGGAAAATATTGCTAAGATGGAAGAAACGTTGAAAACAGAAATCAGTGAGCTGGAAGCTATGAAGCAGAAGGTAGAGGAAGAGCAGAAGGCAGTAGCGGCATTGGTACAGGAAAAGGAAGTAAAGCTTGCGGAAACCGAGGGAGAAATCGTAGATGCACAGAAGCTTGCAGAGGCCTATGAAGCTGAAATTGATGCTCAAAATGAAATTATAGCCCAAATTCAGGCGGCAGAGGAAGAGCGTATCCGACAGGAGCAAGAACAACAGGAACAGCAGCAACAGCAACAGAACCAGAATCAGCAAGATACAGATACGAATAATTCAGAGAATGATGATAATTCTGGTGGAAACTCAGAAAGTAACGAGGATAATGATGGAGAAGATAATGGACAGACAGAGGAACCTACGGTATCTGCTTTTACATGGCCATGTCCTTCGTCTAGAAGAGTAACTAGTGATTATGGTCCAAGAGAATCTCCTACAGCAGGGGCGTCCACTTATCACAAAGGAATCGATATTGGAGCAGCTTATGGAGCGGATATAGTAGCTGCAGCAGATGGAACGGTTATATTTGCAGGTTACTCTAATTCCGCTGGAAATTATGTCACCATCAGTCATGGTGGCGGATTGTATACCACATATATGCATTGTTCTTCGTTGTGCGTGTCTAAGGGACAGTCTGTATCTCGAGGGCAGGTAATTGCAAAGGTAGGAAGTACCGGAATTTCGACAGGAAACCATCTTCATTTTGGTGTAAGCTTAAATGGAAGCTATGTAAATCCATGGAATTATTTATAA